The following are encoded in a window of Staphylococcus piscifermentans genomic DNA:
- a CDS encoding HAD family hydrolase, protein MDNVQAIFLDMDGTILQHNNKVSDETAEIIKKLRQVGYKVFIATGRSFDEIKNLTPEGFEIDGVISSNGTRGDAEGKMIFAHSLTYNAVQQIIKEAKAQHIYYEVFPFSGKRMILNEDYEWITKMIEGDTPPNNVSISEWNSRKTALNGNVDWVDEIPETKFSKIYMFTPDLEKVTSFREHLIEEKDTLQISVSNSSRYNAETMAAGIDKGTGIKEMIEYFNIPQSATLVIGDSDNDRSMFAFGHYTVAMKNARPEIQALAKDVTSYDNEENGAARYLEEHFLK, encoded by the coding sequence ATGGATAACGTACAAGCGATATTTTTAGATATGGACGGAACAATACTGCAACACAATAATAAAGTATCAGATGAAACGGCTGAGATAATTAAAAAACTACGTCAAGTTGGATATAAAGTATTTATCGCAACAGGACGTTCTTTTGATGAAATTAAAAATCTAACACCAGAAGGATTTGAAATTGATGGTGTCATATCTTCAAATGGTACACGCGGTGATGCAGAAGGTAAAATGATTTTTGCACATAGTTTGACTTATAATGCAGTCCAACAAATTATTAAAGAAGCTAAAGCGCAACATATTTATTATGAAGTATTTCCGTTCAGCGGCAAGCGAATGATTTTAAATGAAGATTATGAGTGGATTACGAAGATGATAGAAGGAGATACCCCTCCTAACAATGTTAGCATCAGCGAGTGGAATTCACGTAAAACTGCACTCAATGGCAATGTTGATTGGGTTGATGAAATTCCTGAAACGAAATTTTCTAAGATTTATATGTTCACACCTGATTTAGAAAAAGTAACAAGCTTCAGAGAACACTTAATTGAAGAAAAAGATACATTGCAAATTTCTGTATCTAACTCTTCTCGTTACAATGCAGAAACTATGGCGGCTGGCATTGATAAGGGTACAGGTATAAAAGAAATGATCGAGTATTTTAATATTCCGCAATCAGCTACACTAGTGATAGGTGATAGTGATAACGACCGCTCAATGTTTGCTTTCGGACATTATACAGTTGCTATGAAAAATGCACGGCCTGAAATTCAAGCGCTCGCTAAAGATGTGACATCTTATGATAATGAAGAAAATGGGGCTGCACGCTATTTAGAAGAACATTTCTTAAAATAA
- a CDS encoding metallophosphoesterase family protein → MKFAVITDIHGNMDALSAVFKDIDRRGDIDHIYNLGDVIGIGHNTNEVLGILTARDDVTSIAGNHDEAIMSVINDTPYPEDLKDKFYEHHHWVAEHLNPQYYEFLNALPREFTLDLLGQSVLGIHYEIENNKLEDTIDQIPFSPIVEPTAEHMKELFADKEADVILFGHNHTLHHFINEDTVYFNPGSVGLNRAPYTVYGIVTITPEHSNIEQVRVAYDNTRFIDGFEEKEVPGRALIFDKFIQ, encoded by the coding sequence ATGAAATTTGCAGTAATTACAGACATCCACGGAAATATGGATGCGTTATCAGCAGTGTTTAAAGATATTGATCGCAGAGGTGATATCGATCACATCTATAACTTAGGCGATGTGATAGGTATTGGTCACAATACAAATGAAGTGTTAGGAATTTTGACTGCCAGAGATGACGTAACTTCTATTGCCGGTAACCATGATGAAGCCATTATGTCTGTCATCAATGACACGCCTTATCCAGAAGATTTAAAAGACAAATTTTATGAGCATCATCACTGGGTAGCCGAGCATTTAAACCCTCAGTATTATGAATTTCTTAATGCATTGCCACGCGAATTCACCTTAGATTTGCTAGGTCAATCAGTATTAGGAATTCATTATGAAATTGAGAATAACAAATTAGAAGATACTATAGATCAAATTCCCTTCAGTCCGATTGTGGAACCGACAGCAGAACATATGAAAGAGTTATTTGCGGATAAAGAAGCGGATGTGATTTTATTCGGACATAATCATACATTACATCACTTCATCAACGAGGATACAGTTTATTTTAATCCAGGTTCAGTGGGACTTAATCGTGCACCTTACACTGTATATGGTATTGTAACGATTACGCCGGAACATTCTAATATAGAACAAGTTCGTGTCGCTTATGATAATACACGTTTCATAGATGGCTTTGAGGAAAAAGAAGTGCCAGGCAGAGCGCTGATCTTTGATAAGTTTATACAATAA
- the czrB gene encoding CDF family zinc efflux transporter CzrB, whose product MSHSNHHHAHHHHHVHTDNKRVLAISFAIISIFMVVELIGGYVANSLALLSDGVHMLSDTFSLGLALFAFKYAERHATTEMTFGYKRFEILAALFNGVLLLVISIGIVIEAIRRISAPPAVMSTEMLTISVIGLIVNIVVAWLMMHGGDTHHNINMRGAFLHVLGDLLGSVGAIVAALLIWAFNFTLADPIASMLVSVLLLRSSYGLIKESLTILMEGTPKDINIDEVINTVLEEKEIQNVHDCHVWTISNDLNAFSCHAVVQDTMTIEECEQLLHRIEDRLNALNIHHMTVQLESKDNNHSTKTLCDHITVAQ is encoded by the coding sequence ATGAGTCATTCAAATCATCATCACGCTCATCACCATCATCATGTCCATACTGATAATAAACGTGTGCTTGCAATTTCATTTGCTATTATTAGCATTTTCATGGTAGTCGAACTTATTGGCGGCTATGTTGCCAACAGTTTAGCTTTGTTATCTGATGGCGTACATATGTTAAGTGATACCTTTTCATTAGGACTCGCACTCTTTGCATTTAAATATGCGGAACGTCATGCTACAACAGAAATGACTTTCGGCTACAAACGCTTTGAAATATTAGCGGCACTCTTTAACGGTGTATTGCTTCTAGTTATCAGTATCGGTATCGTAATCGAAGCTATACGCAGAATCTCTGCGCCCCCAGCAGTCATGTCTACTGAAATGTTAACCATCAGTGTAATAGGTTTAATTGTCAATATTGTAGTGGCGTGGTTAATGATGCACGGTGGAGATACACATCATAATATCAATATGCGCGGTGCTTTCTTGCACGTGCTTGGAGATTTACTCGGTTCTGTAGGTGCGATTGTGGCAGCACTGTTAATTTGGGCCTTTAATTTCACATTGGCAGATCCTATTGCCAGTATGTTGGTATCTGTACTGTTATTACGTAGCAGTTATGGTTTAATCAAAGAGTCCTTAACTATCTTGATGGAAGGTACGCCTAAAGATATTAATATCGATGAAGTCATTAACACAGTTCTAGAGGAAAAAGAAATTCAAAATGTCCATGATTGTCACGTGTGGACGATTTCTAATGATCTAAATGCTTTTAGTTGTCACGCTGTCGTTCAAGATACAATGACAATCGAAGAATGCGAGCAATTATTACACCGTATCGAAGATCGGTTAAACGCTTTAAATATTCACCATATGACAGTACAGTTAGAATCTAAAGATAACAATCATAGTACGAAAACTTTATGCGATCATATTACGGTCGCTCAATAA
- a CDS encoding ArsR/SmtB family transcription factor translates to MPHQELKSSTLANVTDIFKALSEPNRIRIMHLLEQGPCSVGHITHTLELSQSNVSHQLKILRNAELVKSERQGQSKIYMLNDAHVVTLLNQAIHHAEHPVQ, encoded by the coding sequence ATGCCCCATCAGGAACTCAAATCGAGCACGCTCGCCAATGTAACAGACATTTTCAAAGCATTAAGTGAACCCAACCGTATCAGAATTATGCACTTACTAGAACAAGGGCCTTGCAGTGTGGGTCATATCACACACACCTTAGAACTTTCACAGTCAAATGTATCTCATCAGTTGAAAATACTGAGAAATGCTGAACTCGTTAAATCAGAACGTCAAGGTCAATCAAAAATCTATATGCTGAATGATGCTCATGTCGTGACCTTATTAAATCAGGCAATCCATCACGCAGAGCACCCTGTACAATAG